A genomic stretch from Mycobacterium malmoense includes:
- a CDS encoding SDR family NAD(P)-dependent oxidoreductase → MTAREAFSGGVAVITGAGAGIGMGLARHAAALGMTVVLADIDADAVAAARDELCAAGGSAVDVVCDVRDPDAMRELAEKTYRDIGPVRLLVNNAGVEQFGYLWDTPVTNWRRVVDINVSGVFHGVRAFLPKMMATDEQAWVWNLSSVGAVLAIPLQAPYIMSKHAVLALTECLYLDVQSAGHGHHVHVQAVLPGAVVSNIFDSAGGVDPAAATDTTAAEQQRAAMLDVKTAAMDPLAAAATIFEQAAEGRFYLLTEPSVGVAMAERAKVLAAQSFPGLSSRRR, encoded by the coding sequence GTGACCGCTCGCGAAGCGTTTTCCGGCGGCGTCGCCGTCATTACGGGAGCCGGCGCGGGTATCGGCATGGGACTGGCCCGCCATGCCGCCGCATTGGGGATGACGGTCGTCCTCGCCGACATCGACGCCGATGCCGTCGCCGCGGCGCGGGACGAGCTTTGCGCAGCGGGAGGTTCAGCGGTAGACGTCGTGTGCGACGTGCGCGACCCCGACGCGATGCGCGAACTCGCCGAGAAGACCTACCGCGATATCGGTCCGGTGCGTCTGTTGGTGAATAACGCCGGAGTCGAACAGTTCGGGTATTTGTGGGACACGCCCGTGACCAACTGGCGACGCGTCGTCGACATCAACGTCAGTGGAGTCTTCCACGGGGTGCGGGCGTTTCTGCCGAAGATGATGGCTACCGACGAGCAAGCCTGGGTGTGGAACCTGTCGTCGGTGGGCGCGGTGTTGGCGATTCCGTTGCAGGCGCCCTACATCATGAGCAAGCACGCGGTGCTGGCGTTGACCGAGTGCCTCTATCTCGACGTTCAGTCGGCCGGCCACGGCCACCACGTTCACGTGCAGGCCGTGCTGCCCGGAGCGGTGGTGTCCAACATCTTCGACTCGGCGGGCGGCGTAGACCCCGCGGCTGCCACCGACACCACGGCAGCCGAACAGCAGCGTGCGGCCATGCTTGACGTCAAGACCGCGGCCATGGATCCGCTGGCCGCCGCAGCGACGATTTTCGAGCAGGCCGCCGAGGGCCGGTTCTACCTGCTCACCGAACCGTCTGTTGGGGTGGCCATGGCGGAGCGGGCGAAGGTGCTTGCCGCGCAGAGCTTTCCGGGACTTTCGTCTCGTCGACGATAG